Proteins encoded within one genomic window of Pongo abelii isolate AG06213 chromosome 18, NHGRI_mPonAbe1-v2.0_pri, whole genome shotgun sequence:
- the LOC100459464 gene encoding NADH dehydrogenase [ubiquinone] 1 alpha subcomplex subunit 5-like — protein MAGVLRKTTGLVGLAVCNTPHERLRILYTKILDVLEEIPKNAAYRKYTEQITNEKLAMVKAEPDVKKLEGQLQGSQLEEVILQAEHENLARKMREWKPWEPLVEEPPANQWKWPI, from the coding sequence ATGGCAGGTGTGCTGAGGAAGACCACTGGCCTTGTGGGATTGGCTGTGTGCAATACTCCACACGAGAGGCTAAGAATATTGTACACAAAGATTCTTGATGTTCTTGAGGAAATCCCTAAAAATGCAGCATATAGAAAGTATACAGAACAGATTACAAATGAGAAGCTGGCTATGGTTAAAGCGGAACCAGATGTTAAAAAATTAGAAGGCCAACTTCAAGGCAGTCAATTAGAAGAGGTGATTCTTCAGGCTGAACATGAAAATCTGGCAAGAAAAATGAGGGAGTGGAAACCATGGGAGCCATTAGTAGAAGAGCCTCCTGCCAATCAGTGGAAATGGCCAATATAA